In Spirochaetaceae bacterium, one DNA window encodes the following:
- the pheT gene encoding phenylalanine--tRNA ligase subunit beta: protein MPTIDVRDELLASLLGAAVPADDELERLLSTAKAEVEGYDPATGVRRVELKDTSRPDLWTTPGLARHLRCYRGDALPDYPFVSTGAAPPDTGERVVEVDPALETIRPCIAAFTAAGPPVGEALLLELIQSQEKLSDSYGQRRRAIAMGLYRAAAIEWPVRYRAASPDTTRFVPLGFEHELSLTEILDHHPKGKEYGHIVRGQPAFPYLEDAAGATLSFPPVINSAGLGSVEVGDDYFFVELTGPHLDTLLLVASIAACDLADAGYAIKPVLVRYPYHTAHGRDVVTPRYFQAETRIELAAAERLLGETIAPEEGRRLVQRMGSRARVEGSSVVVTPPPYRNDFMHAVDVVEEIAIGRGLGSFEPELPDEFTPGHLTEQTRFGRAARDVLVGLGYQEMIFNYLGARRDYTERMNAPDRVLVEVANPMTENYAVVRDSIIPCLLAAEMSSQNAAYPHHMFEVGKVALPDDADPTGSRTVDACTLLVADRAAGFNDASAHLAALLFYLGAEHRLIELDDPRFIPGRAARVEAASPAASAAEGGERTWTPIGVLGELHPAVLEHWSIGMPCATVELHLDPLRTTLHGT from the coding sequence ATGCCGACTATTGACGTACGGGACGAGTTGCTCGCCAGCCTGCTAGGCGCCGCGGTGCCGGCGGACGATGAGCTGGAGCGGCTGCTGTCCACCGCCAAGGCGGAGGTGGAGGGCTACGATCCGGCTACCGGCGTGCGCCGGGTCGAACTCAAGGACACCAGCCGGCCCGACCTGTGGACCACCCCCGGGCTGGCCCGCCACCTGCGCTGCTACCGCGGCGACGCGCTGCCCGACTACCCGTTCGTATCCACCGGCGCGGCGCCGCCGGACACCGGTGAACGGGTGGTGGAGGTAGACCCGGCGCTGGAGACGATCCGGCCCTGCATCGCCGCGTTCACGGCCGCCGGGCCGCCGGTCGGCGAGGCGCTGCTGCTGGAGCTGATCCAGTCGCAGGAGAAGCTGTCCGACAGCTACGGCCAGCGCCGCCGCGCCATCGCCATGGGCCTGTACCGCGCCGCCGCCATCGAGTGGCCGGTGCGCTACCGCGCCGCGTCGCCGGACACCACCCGCTTCGTGCCGCTCGGCTTCGAGCACGAGTTGTCGCTGACCGAGATACTCGACCACCACCCCAAGGGGAAGGAATATGGTCACATCGTGCGCGGGCAGCCGGCGTTCCCCTACCTGGAGGACGCCGCCGGCGCCACGCTGTCGTTCCCGCCGGTGATCAACAGCGCCGGTCTCGGCAGCGTCGAAGTGGGCGACGACTACTTCTTTGTCGAATTGACGGGGCCGCACCTGGACACACTGCTGCTGGTGGCCTCGATCGCCGCCTGCGATCTGGCCGACGCCGGCTACGCCATCAAGCCGGTGCTGGTCCGCTACCCCTACCACACCGCCCACGGCCGCGACGTGGTGACGCCGCGCTACTTCCAGGCGGAGACCCGCATCGAGTTGGCGGCCGCCGAACGCCTGCTCGGCGAGACGATCGCCCCCGAGGAGGGGCGCCGGCTGGTGCAGCGCATGGGCAGCCGAGCGCGCGTGGAAGGATCTTCGGTGGTGGTGACCCCGCCGCCCTACCGCAACGACTTCATGCACGCCGTCGACGTGGTGGAGGAAATCGCCATCGGGCGCGGGCTCGGCAGCTTCGAGCCGGAGCTGCCGGACGAGTTCACGCCCGGCCACCTGACCGAGCAGACCCGCTTCGGGCGCGCGGCACGCGACGTGCTGGTGGGGCTCGGCTACCAGGAGATGATCTTCAACTACCTCGGCGCGCGCCGCGACTACACCGAGCGCATGAACGCGCCCGACCGGGTGCTGGTGGAGGTGGCCAACCCGATGACCGAGAACTACGCCGTGGTGCGCGACTCGATCATCCCCTGCCTGCTCGCCGCCGAGATGAGCTCCCAGAACGCCGCCTACCCGCACCACATGTTCGAGGTCGGCAAGGTGGCGCTGCCCGACGACGCCGACCCCACCGGCTCGCGCACCGTCGACGCCTGTACGCTGCTGGTGGCGGACCGCGCCGCCGGCTTCAACGACGCCAGCGCCCACCTCGCCGCGCTGCTGTTCTACCTCGGCGCCGAGCACCGCCTCATCGAGCTGGACGACCCCCGCTTCATCCCCGGCCGCGCCGCCCGCGTCGAGGCCGCCTCCCCGGCCGCCTCCGCCGCGGAAGGCGGCGAGCGCACCTGGACCCCGATCGGCGTGCTCGGCGAACTGCACCCCGCCGTGCTGGAGCACTGGTCGATCGGCATGCCCTGCGCCACCGTCGAGCTCCACCTCGACCCCCTGCGCACCACCCTGCACGGCACCTGA
- the vapB gene encoding type II toxin-antitoxin system VapB family antitoxin: MGKTGSYRGIAKVFWSGRSQAVRLPAACRFETSEVEVIKEGDQVTLRPRGKNWRAYFDRDTRGSLPARQQPPLEERDQLR; the protein is encoded by the coding sequence GTGGGGAAGACGGGTAGCTATCGAGGCATCGCCAAGGTGTTCTGGAGCGGGAGAAGTCAGGCGGTCAGGTTACCGGCGGCGTGTCGGTTCGAGACCTCCGAGGTCGAGGTGATCAAGGAGGGAGACCAGGTCACCCTGCGTCCACGCGGGAAGAACTGGCGTGCCTACTTCGACCGGGACACGCGCGGGTCACTGCCGGCAAGGCAGCAGCCGCCGCTTGAAGAGCGGGACCAGCTTCGTTGA
- a CDS encoding PIN domain-containing protein, with protein sequence MLDTNICIYVINERDHGVRERFEEHSARICISSITYAELCYGVVNSAHIERNTRELDAFRLDLEIQPFGAEAGMHYAEIRRALRQRGTAIGANALLLAAHARSLGAVLVTNNRNEFDRVPELNVENWV encoded by the coding sequence ATGCTCGATACCAATATCTGTATCTACGTCATCAACGAGCGCGATCACGGTGTCCGGGAACGGTTCGAGGAACACTCCGCCCGGATATGCATCTCGTCAATCACGTACGCGGAGCTGTGCTACGGGGTCGTGAATTCGGCTCACATCGAGCGCAACACACGGGAGCTGGACGCGTTTCGGCTCGACCTGGAGATCCAGCCGTTCGGGGCGGAGGCGGGGATGCACTACGCGGAAATCCGGCGTGCCTTGCGGCAGCGCGGCACCGCGATCGGCGCCAACGCCCTCCTCCTTGCAGCCCATGCCCGCAGCCTGGGCGCTGTCCTGGTCACCAACAACCGCAACGAGTTCGACCGGGTGCCGGAACTGAACGTCGAGAACTGGGTATGA
- a CDS encoding HEPN domain-containing protein, with protein sequence MAERSGDWFRQARRDLDSARAQRAAEFFEWACFISQQASEKALKAALQKLGGEAWGHSIADLLRTLKERVEVPADLHVSAVNLDRYYIPSRYPNGWAGGSPADYFTDEDADGAIGHSEAILRFCEGVLAGPGPAEVPDQEGGEEPES encoded by the coding sequence ATGGCAGAGAGAAGCGGCGACTGGTTTCGGCAGGCGCGGCGCGATCTCGACAGTGCCCGAGCACAGCGGGCGGCGGAGTTCTTCGAATGGGCGTGTTTCATTTCCCAGCAGGCGAGCGAGAAGGCGCTGAAGGCGGCGTTGCAGAAGCTCGGCGGCGAGGCCTGGGGCCACTCGATTGCCGATCTGCTCAGAACGCTGAAGGAACGGGTGGAGGTGCCCGCCGACCTGCACGTCTCGGCCGTCAACCTGGACCGTTACTATATTCCCTCCCGCTACCCCAACGGCTGGGCGGGCGGCAGTCCCGCCGACTACTTCACGGATGAGGACGCAGATGGCGCGATCGGTCATTCAGAAGCAATCCTGCGGTTCTGTGAAGGTGTTCTGGCTGGACCGGGACCTGCTGAAGTGCCGGATCAGGAAGGCGGCGAGGAACCTGAGTCGTGA
- a CDS encoding sulfatase-like hydrolase/transferase, whose amino-acid sequence MPRPRTAASGSSGGAAPSARPNILLITTDQQHHRLAGYAGDRYVRTPALDRLAREGTRFELTYAANPVCVPSRYSLLTGYFPHRFGGLETNRQSNGTPLPAIADWLSTPQLGQCLRTAGYDTVYGGKLHVEGVPAFTPEVEGRFGFRSLTGDSREELALRSREFLLRRGSEPARSSQPFFLWASFINPHDICHVLPRGADHPSFAPATLDASPPLPENLAPTRAEPRWISEFRDGTLGDEATLELGLNRRFGRSAHSWSDRQWRLYRGFYRHCMADVDRQIGIVLDALRESGLERDTVVIFTSDHGDHDGEHRLTMKRSFYEAAAHVPLLVRWPDRVPAGRIDDSHLVNNGIDLLPTLCDLAGVAPPAGLPGRSFMGLAQAEPAPEWPVFTVSETVSGRMLRSARYKYCVYHHAGVSEELLCDLHDDPLETVNLAASPPHQAMLQQHRTLLADWTRHHADQAGAAYLAAL is encoded by the coding sequence ATGCCGCGCCCGCGTACCGCTGCATCCGGTTCCTCCGGCGGCGCGGCGCCGTCCGCGCGGCCCAACATCCTGCTGATCACCACCGATCAGCAGCACCATCGGCTGGCGGGATACGCCGGCGACCGGTACGTGCGCACGCCGGCGCTTGATCGGCTGGCGCGCGAGGGCACCCGCTTCGAGCTGACCTACGCCGCCAACCCGGTGTGCGTGCCGTCGCGCTACAGCCTCCTCACCGGATACTTCCCGCACCGTTTCGGCGGCCTGGAGACCAACCGGCAGAGCAACGGCACGCCGCTGCCCGCCATCGCCGACTGGCTGTCGACGCCGCAGTTGGGCCAGTGTCTGCGCACGGCCGGTTACGACACCGTCTACGGCGGCAAGCTGCACGTCGAGGGCGTCCCGGCGTTCACGCCCGAGGTGGAGGGACGGTTCGGCTTCCGCAGCCTGACCGGCGACTCGCGCGAGGAGCTGGCGCTGCGCAGCCGCGAATTCCTCCTGCGGCGCGGGAGCGAGCCGGCGCGTTCATCGCAGCCGTTCTTCCTGTGGGCCTCGTTCATCAATCCGCACGACATCTGCCACGTGCTGCCGCGCGGCGCCGATCACCCTTCCTTCGCGCCGGCAACGCTCGACGCGTCCCCGCCGCTGCCGGAGAACCTCGCACCGACACGCGCCGAGCCGCGCTGGATCAGCGAATTCCGCGACGGCACGCTCGGCGACGAGGCGACCCTGGAGCTGGGCCTGAACCGCCGCTTCGGCCGCAGCGCGCACTCCTGGAGCGACCGGCAATGGCGCCTGTACCGCGGTTTCTACCGTCACTGCATGGCCGACGTGGACCGGCAGATCGGCATCGTGCTCGACGCGCTGCGGGAGTCGGGCCTGGAGCGCGACACGGTAGTGATCTTCACCAGCGACCACGGCGACCACGACGGCGAGCACCGCCTCACCATGAAGCGCTCCTTCTACGAGGCGGCCGCGCACGTGCCGCTGCTGGTGCGCTGGCCGGACCGCGTGCCTGCAGGCCGGATCGACGACAGCCACCTGGTCAACAACGGCATCGACCTGCTGCCCACCCTGTGCGACCTGGCCGGCGTCGCTCCCCCCGCCGGCCTGCCCGGCCGCAGCTTCATGGGTCTCGCGCAGGCCGAGCCGGCGCCGGAGTGGCCGGTGTTCACCGTCAGCGAAACGGTGTCCGGGCGGATGCTGCGCAGCGCCCGCTACAAGTACTGCGTCTACCACCACGCCGGCGTCTCGGAGGAGCTGCTGTGCGACCTGCACGACGACCCCCTGGAAACCGTGAACCTCGCCGCATCGCCGCCGCACCAGGCCATGCTCCAGCAGCACCGCACCCTGCTCGCCGACTGGACCCGCCACCACGCCGACCAGGCCGGCGCCGCCTACCTCGCCGCCCTATGA
- a CDS encoding lipocalin-like domain-containing protein — MGTWRLVSWEIVSADGVSHPMGPDALGYLSYNRGGRVFVQVMRRNRGELTDDGVVAASADQLRDVLGGYLAYAGSYQVDSAAGTVTHRIECALLPAAVGTDLTRWIELDGSRLTLHLTPPAATEPGTGSRVAWERVE, encoded by the coding sequence GTGGGAACCTGGCGCCTGGTGTCCTGGGAGATTGTCTCCGCTGACGGCGTCAGCCATCCCATGGGCCCCGACGCCCTCGGCTATCTGTCGTACAACCGCGGCGGGCGGGTGTTCGTGCAGGTGATGCGCCGCAACCGCGGCGAGCTGACCGATGACGGTGTCGTGGCGGCTTCCGCAGACCAGTTGCGGGACGTGCTCGGCGGCTACCTCGCCTACGCCGGCAGCTACCAGGTGGACTCCGCCGCCGGCACGGTAACGCATCGCATCGAATGCGCTCTCCTGCCCGCCGCGGTGGGCACTGACCTGACCCGCTGGATCGAACTCGACGGCTCCCGGCTCACCCTGCACCTGACCCCGCCCGCGGCGACCGAACCCGGCACCGGCAGCCGCGTGGCCTGGGAACGTGTCGAGTAA
- a CDS encoding type II toxin-antitoxin system ParD family antitoxin, giving the protein MPTRNVVLTDHQTRFVNRMVGSGRYQNASEVLREGLRLMEHREAEAAARLEAL; this is encoded by the coding sequence GTGCCTACGCGCAACGTCGTCCTTACCGATCATCAGACCCGGTTCGTCAACCGCATGGTCGGGTCCGGCCGTTACCAGAACGCGAGTGAAGTGCTGCGAGAGGGCCTCCGCCTGATGGAGCACCGGGAGGCAGAAGCCGCAGCGCGTCTCGAGGCCCTGTGA